A window of Streptomyces sp. Je 1-332 genomic DNA:
TTCGCGCCGGTGTCAGCCGAGCGGGAGGCCCTGGGCGCTCCAGCGCTCGCCCCGCTCCTCGACCACCAGGGGCAGTCCGAAGCAGAGGGAGAGATTGCGGGAGGTGAGTTCGAGTTCCAGCGGGCCCGCGGCCATGATCTTGCCCTGGCGGATCATGAGGACGTGCGTGAAGCCGGGGGCGATTTCCTCGACGTGGTGCGTGACCATGATCATCGAAGGGGCGATCGGGTCGCGGGCCAGACGGCCCAGGCGGCGTACGAGGTCTTCGCGTCCGCCGAGGTCGAGGCCCGCGGCGGGCTCGTCCAGGAGGAGCAGTTCGGGGTCGGTCATCAGGGCGCGCGCGATCAGGGTGCGCTTGCGCTCTCCCTCGGAGAGGGTGCCGAACCTGCGGTCCAGGTAGTCGGTCATGCCGAGGCGGTCGAGGAAGGCGCGGGCGCGCTGCTCGTCGACGTCCTCGTAGTCCTCGTGCCAGCCGGCGGTCATGCCGTACGCGGCCGTGAGCACCGTCTGCAGGACGGTCTGGCGCTTGGGCAGCTTCTCGGCCATCGCGATGCCGGCCACACCGATCCGCGGGCGGAGCTCGAAGACGTCCGTGCCGGGCTTGCCGAGGGTCTCGCCGAGGATGGTGGCGGTTCCGGCGCTCGGGTGGAGGTAGCTGGACGCGACGTTCAGGAGGGTGGTCTTTCCCGCCCCGTTCGGTCCGAGGATGACCCAGCGCTCACCCTCCTTGACCGACCAGGAGACCTGGTCCACCAGAGCCCGGCCCTCGCGGACCACGGATACGTCCTCCAGCTCCAGTACATCGCTCATGAGCGCGTTGTCTCCCATTGCAGTCTCGGCTGTCGCTTGCGCCTGTGGGCGCAGTCCCCTGGGAGAAAACCTACGCCACCGGCCGAGCGCTCCAGCCCTTAGCCCGGTCCTTAGGCTGTACGCATGCTCTCGGAACCACGCTCAGGACGCTTGGCTGCATGGGGAAACGCCCTTCTTGCCGGACTTGTCTCGCCGGATGAGGCGGTGCTCGCGATGGTCGGCGACGATGCCGTGCACCGGGTCGAAGGCCTGCCCGGCGAGTCGGGGCCCGTCGGTCTCACGCTCGCGATCGGACGACTGCGCACGCTCGGGGTGACCGGGCTCCGGGTCGCGCTGCCCGCGCCGGGGCATCCGCTCGGCCTCAGCGGCCCGCCCGAATTCAACGCACGGGCCCTGGACGCCCAGGAGGCGGTCGTCGCCTTCGGGGCGCCGTACGGCTTCGTGCCGGAGGTGTCCGAGGCGGGGCCCGCCGGTGATGTGCACGTGGAGGTCCGCTGGCACTGCCTGCCCGTGCGGGAGGCGCCGCCCGCCGACGTTCCCTCGCTGGGCGAGGCGGAGCGCGAGCTCGCCGAGGCGCTGCGGGATGCGACGGAGGTGCTCTCGCGGCTCGACGTGGCGGGCTCGGGGCCGGTCGCCGAGGCCGCGGTGGACGCCTACCGGGCGCGGGCGGAGCGGGGGCGCGAGGCTCTGGCGCCTGGCTATCCGCCGCGTGCCGTACGGGTGT
This region includes:
- a CDS encoding ABC transporter ATP-binding protein, producing MSDVLELEDVSVVREGRALVDQVSWSVKEGERWVILGPNGAGKTTLLNVASSYLHPSAGTATILGETLGKPGTDVFELRPRIGVAGIAMAEKLPKRQTVLQTVLTAAYGMTAGWHEDYEDVDEQRARAFLDRLGMTDYLDRRFGTLSEGERKRTLIARALMTDPELLLLDEPAAGLDLGGREDLVRRLGRLARDPIAPSMIMVTHHVEEIAPGFTHVLMIRQGKIMAAGPLELELTSRNLSLCFGLPLVVEERGERWSAQGLPLG